A single Alcanivorax borkumensis SK2 DNA region contains:
- the egtB gene encoding ergothioneine biosynthesis protein EgtB — protein MGGKALPDTAKQDDTSWLAATYRRTRQFSEQLCAPLLAEDMGLQACPETSPPRWHLAHTTWFFETFLLKPHLPGYRPHNPAFEYLFNSYYNGIGEQYPRPQRHLLSRPTNDEVMAWRHLVDAAIDTLLTQTDNLNGLMQLGINHEQQHQELLLTDLKYSLSFNPLSPRISRPINTTNQANESTPALTFQCFEGGLVDIGAHSGFAFDNETPRHKAWLEPFQLANRPVTQGEFRTFIQDGGYRNSDLWLSDGWSWVQQKGIERPLYWNAALSHHFTLAGEQPLADNQILAHVNYYEADAYARWAGKRLPTEQEWEHAARAQAIAGNFADEGLFQPGTVRNSALSHLFGDVWEWTASAYLPYPGFQAESGAVGEYNGKFMCNQMVLRGGSCASSASHLRASYRNFFYPHLRWQFSGIRLASNPRTKHA, from the coding sequence ATGGGAGGGAAAGCCTTGCCAGATACCGCCAAACAGGACGATACCTCCTGGCTCGCCGCCACGTACCGGCGAACCCGACAATTCAGCGAGCAATTATGTGCCCCCCTGCTCGCCGAAGACATGGGCCTGCAAGCCTGCCCGGAGACCAGCCCGCCACGCTGGCATCTCGCACATACCACCTGGTTCTTTGAAACTTTTCTGCTCAAACCGCACCTGCCAGGTTATCGGCCACACAACCCCGCGTTCGAATACCTCTTTAACAGTTATTACAACGGCATCGGTGAACAGTACCCTCGCCCCCAGCGACACCTGCTATCGCGGCCCACCAACGACGAGGTAATGGCCTGGCGCCATCTGGTAGACGCGGCCATAGACACGTTGCTAACGCAGACCGATAACCTCAATGGACTAATGCAGCTAGGCATCAACCACGAACAACAACACCAGGAACTGCTGCTCACAGATCTGAAATACAGCCTCTCTTTCAACCCACTATCACCGCGTATCAGCCGCCCCATCAACACCACGAATCAGGCCAACGAAAGCACGCCAGCGCTAACGTTTCAGTGCTTCGAAGGAGGACTGGTGGACATTGGCGCCCATAGCGGCTTCGCGTTCGATAATGAAACTCCCCGGCACAAGGCTTGGCTAGAACCATTTCAATTAGCCAATCGGCCCGTTACCCAGGGAGAATTTCGCACCTTTATTCAGGATGGTGGCTATCGCAATTCAGACCTGTGGCTCTCCGATGGCTGGAGCTGGGTGCAACAGAAAGGTATTGAACGCCCGCTGTACTGGAACGCAGCGTTGAGCCACCACTTCACTCTGGCCGGTGAACAACCGCTTGCTGATAACCAGATTCTTGCCCATGTGAATTACTACGAGGCCGACGCCTACGCCCGCTGGGCAGGCAAGCGGCTGCCCACAGAGCAGGAATGGGAGCATGCTGCCCGCGCCCAAGCGATCGCCGGCAACTTTGCCGACGAGGGCCTGTTCCAGCCCGGTACGGTCCGTAACTCAGCCCTTTCTCACTTATTTGGCGACGTTTGGGAATGGACCGCCAGCGCCTACCTGCCCTATCCGGGCTTTCAAGCCGAAAGCGGGGCCGTGGGCGAATACAACGGCAAGTTTATGTGTAATCAAATGGTACTGCGCGGCGGTTCCTGCGCCAGCAGCGCCAGCCACCTGCGCGCCAGCTACCGCAATTTTTTCTACCCCCATTTGCGCTGGCAATTCAGTGGGATTCGACTCGCCAGCAACCCGAGGACGAAGCATGCCTGA
- a CDS encoding 3-hydroxyacyl-CoA dehydrogenase: MNITDKVAVITGGASGLGQATAEAIIAKGGKVMIFDRDDKRGPEVADQLGDNAAFTQTDVTDEASVKAAVDATMAKFGAIHVCVNCAGVGSAMKVVGRENKPHDLGVFNMVVQINLVGTFNVARLAAAAMAENEPDEDNERGLIVNTASVAAFDGQVGQAAYAATKGGVVGMTLPIARDLAPLGIRCNTIAPGIFNTPLLNAAPDKVKQPLIEMTQFPKRLGHPKEYGQLVCHMIENTFLNGETIRIDGAIRMQPR; the protein is encoded by the coding sequence ATGAATATTACCGATAAAGTGGCCGTGATTACTGGTGGTGCTTCAGGCCTGGGCCAGGCGACAGCAGAAGCGATTATTGCCAAGGGTGGCAAGGTCATGATTTTTGACCGTGACGACAAGCGCGGCCCGGAAGTCGCGGACCAGCTTGGTGATAATGCTGCCTTTACCCAGACTGACGTGACAGACGAAGCTTCCGTGAAAGCTGCCGTGGATGCCACGATGGCTAAATTCGGTGCCATTCATGTGTGCGTGAATTGCGCTGGTGTGGGCTCGGCCATGAAAGTTGTGGGCCGTGAGAACAAGCCCCATGACCTGGGTGTGTTCAACATGGTGGTGCAGATCAACCTGGTCGGCACTTTCAACGTGGCCCGTCTCGCGGCAGCTGCTATGGCTGAGAATGAGCCGGATGAAGACAATGAGCGCGGCCTGATTGTGAACACTGCGTCTGTGGCTGCATTCGATGGTCAGGTTGGCCAGGCCGCTTATGCGGCAACCAAAGGTGGCGTGGTCGGCATGACGCTTCCCATCGCTCGTGATTTGGCTCCGCTGGGCATTCGTTGTAACACTATCGCCCCAGGTATTTTTAATACCCCGTTGTTGAATGCGGCACCGGACAAGGTGAAACAGCCGCTGATCGAAATGACTCAGTTCCCGAAGCGCTTGGGACACCCTAAGGAATACGGTCAGCTAGTGTGTCACATGATCGAGAACACGTTCCTTAACGGTGAAACCATCCGTATCGATGGTGCTATCCGTATGCAGCCGCGGTAA
- the ppnN gene encoding nucleotide 5'-monophosphate nucleosidase PpnN — MTETVSTIVAPEGSLEVLSQHEVERLRDTSGSGLHDLLRRCALAVLNCGTPTDDSRQVLETYHDFEIEVIQEDRGLRLKLDNAPAGAFVDGRMIRGIREHLSAVLRDIVYVANEIQNNDRFNLTSSEGITNAVFHILRNAGVLKAGSSPNIVVCWGGHSISRHEYDYSKSVGYQLGLRHKDICTGCGPGAMKGPMKGAHVAHAKQREKEGRYLGISEPGIIAAEAPNPIVNELVIMPDIEKRLEAFLRLAHGIIIFPGGVGTTEEILYLLGVLLHPDNADIPLPMVLTGPASSADYFRQVDAFIRYTLGEKATERYKIIIDDPEAVALDMCHGMDRLTLFRRDNDDAFYFNWRLNVPLEFQHPFLPTHEAMAALNLSTDQPVHELAANLRRAFSGIVAGNVKEHGIQAIEKHGPYKLHAPNALMIHLDELLKAFVEQQRMKLPGSHYEPCYELVS, encoded by the coding sequence ATGACCGAAACGGTATCGACCATTGTGGCGCCGGAAGGCAGCCTGGAAGTGCTTAGCCAGCATGAAGTGGAGCGCCTGCGCGACACCTCCGGTAGCGGGCTACACGATTTACTGCGCCGCTGCGCCCTGGCCGTGCTCAACTGCGGCACCCCCACCGACGACAGCCGACAGGTGCTGGAAACCTATCACGACTTTGAAATTGAAGTGATTCAGGAAGATCGTGGCCTACGCCTAAAACTGGACAATGCGCCTGCTGGCGCCTTCGTGGACGGGCGCATGATTCGCGGTATCCGCGAGCACCTATCAGCGGTGTTGCGCGATATCGTTTACGTGGCCAACGAGATTCAAAACAATGACCGTTTCAACCTGACCAGCAGCGAAGGAATTACCAATGCAGTGTTCCATATTCTGCGTAACGCTGGGGTACTTAAAGCCGGGTCATCGCCGAATATCGTGGTCTGCTGGGGCGGGCACAGCATCTCACGCCACGAATACGATTACAGCAAGAGCGTGGGCTACCAGCTAGGGCTACGGCACAAAGACATCTGCACCGGTTGCGGCCCTGGAGCCATGAAAGGCCCCATGAAAGGGGCGCACGTGGCTCATGCCAAACAACGGGAAAAAGAAGGCCGCTATCTGGGCATTTCCGAGCCCGGCATTATTGCCGCCGAAGCGCCCAACCCCATCGTTAACGAGCTGGTCATTATGCCGGATATCGAAAAGCGACTGGAAGCGTTTTTGCGACTGGCCCACGGCATCATTATCTTTCCCGGCGGGGTTGGCACCACCGAAGAAATTCTTTATTTATTAGGCGTACTGCTGCACCCAGACAATGCGGATATACCGCTGCCCATGGTGCTCACCGGCCCAGCCAGCAGCGCCGACTACTTCCGGCAAGTCGATGCCTTTATTCGCTATACCTTGGGTGAAAAAGCAACGGAACGTTATAAAATCATTATTGATGATCCGGAAGCGGTGGCTTTGGACATGTGCCACGGCATGGACCGCTTAACCTTATTCCGCCGGGATAATGATGATGCCTTTTACTTTAATTGGCGCCTTAATGTGCCGCTGGAATTTCAGCACCCCTTCTTGCCCACCCACGAGGCCATGGCAGCGTTGAACCTTAGCACCGATCAGCCGGTTCACGAACTGGCCGCCAACCTGCGCCGTGCCTTCTCCGGCATCGTCGCCGGTAATGTTAAAGAGCATGGAATTCAGGCCATAGAAAAACACGGCCCCTACAAGCTTCACGCCCCTAACGCGCTAATGATTCATTTGGACGAGCTACTTAAAGCTTTTGTAGAACAACAACGCATGAAACTGCCTGGCAGCCATTACGAACCATGCTATGAGTTAGTGAGCTAA
- the dinB gene encoding DNA polymerase IV: protein MAQPATPTVRKIIHVDCDCFYAAVEMRDDPALRGRPVAVGGDPHRRGVIATCNYPARQFGVHSAMASSQALRRCPELVIVPPNFDKYRKVSTQIHDIFRRYTSLIEPLSLDEAYLDVSTSEQFENSATRIAQALRLDVRREVGITVSAGVGPNKFLAKVASDWRKPDGLFVIPPAQVEAFVTALPVGKISGVGRVTGERMKGLNLKTCGDLQQLSRLELGQHFGSFGERLYHLCRGEDSRPIQTGRRRKSVSVERTYEKDQPTLTDWLRELEGLLEKLKERFAKLDQHYLISGLTAKVKYQDFISMSCDKAGTDLEPAHFEALFCQLWERREGPARLLGIGARLRDLKAPQQPDLFPEERDKAMHNQRNKL, encoded by the coding sequence ATGGCACAACCTGCAACACCGACGGTGCGCAAAATTATCCACGTGGACTGCGACTGCTTCTATGCCGCCGTGGAAATGCGCGATGATCCTGCGTTGCGCGGCCGGCCCGTGGCGGTGGGCGGCGACCCACACCGGCGCGGCGTGATTGCCACCTGCAATTACCCGGCCCGGCAATTTGGTGTGCATTCGGCCATGGCCTCATCCCAGGCTCTACGGCGCTGCCCAGAGCTGGTTATTGTGCCTCCGAATTTCGATAAATACCGCAAAGTTTCAACCCAGATTCATGATATTTTCCGTCGTTATACCAGTCTGATTGAACCCCTGTCCCTGGATGAAGCGTATCTAGATGTAAGCACCAGCGAACAATTCGAGAACAGCGCCACACGGATTGCTCAAGCATTACGCTTAGATGTTCGCCGGGAAGTGGGGATTACCGTCTCTGCCGGCGTCGGCCCTAATAAATTTCTGGCCAAGGTGGCCAGCGACTGGCGCAAACCCGACGGATTGTTCGTGATTCCTCCAGCCCAGGTTGAAGCCTTTGTGACAGCCCTGCCTGTTGGGAAAATTTCCGGGGTGGGCCGGGTCACTGGCGAGCGCATGAAAGGACTGAACCTGAAAACCTGTGGCGACCTGCAACAGCTGAGCCGTCTGGAATTAGGTCAACATTTCGGTAGTTTTGGAGAGCGCCTTTACCATCTGTGCCGGGGAGAAGACAGCCGCCCGATCCAGACAGGCCGGCGACGCAAGTCCGTTTCTGTGGAACGTACTTACGAAAAGGATCAGCCCACCCTCACCGACTGGCTGAGAGAGCTGGAGGGGCTGCTTGAAAAGTTAAAGGAGCGGTTTGCCAAGTTGGACCAGCATTACCTGATCAGCGGGCTAACCGCCAAAGTAAAGTATCAGGATTTTATCAGCATGAGCTGTGACAAGGCCGGCACCGACTTGGAGCCGGCCCATTTCGAAGCCTTGTTTTGCCAGTTATGGGAACGTCGGGAAGGCCCCGCCAGGCTACTGGGCATCGGTGCTCGACTACGCGACCTGAAAGCTCCCCAGCAACCAGATCTGTTCCCGGAAGAAAGGGACAAGGCTATGCACAACCAACGTAATAAGCTTTGA
- a CDS encoding FAD-dependent monooxygenase — MIVGAGPTGLALGIGLRRHGIDCCIIDRLDAPSPYSRALGLHARTLEIFDALEVLPSIRKVSRRLKAVSVYGDKGFLLELDLTTLKAPYPWVLSCPQSEVETVLIDRYRMLGGELIRSAELLDFRQDGRGVEARIRQGSDVQKLQCELLVGADGVGSIVREQLGIGFNGVDYKEHFLLADVLWEAPWSNDRSHGFLQEEGLLLALPLPQGWRLIMARREPPTLPLSLALFTERLTSILGEAPNLGEPRWLSQFSVQRRLAQHFRRNRVFLAGDAAHVQSPLGAQGMNTGLADAFNLSWKLAFYLKGFGQGALLDSYEQERRPVAEKMLYGVDMLSRASLVKLPMLRRSRDSLLKLAGSRRNISSRLLRTASQLNVHYRNSPLVTYGPEADVGWRHQGPLPGDRLPDAALKSVRTGHLHQLHGLLRKPVHHLLLQLSESPEHNERLVMYALSERLGQEYRESVHLTVIAARATADDDVPREGTTRIWRDHEGEFASAFGDKGRLWLMRPDGHLAYRAPVSNADDLLGYLRRVVGKANS; from the coding sequence TTGATTGTTGGTGCCGGCCCTACTGGGTTGGCGCTGGGTATTGGTTTGCGCCGTCATGGCATTGATTGTTGCATTATTGACAGGCTGGATGCGCCATCGCCGTATTCGCGCGCCTTGGGGTTACATGCTCGAACGCTGGAGATTTTCGATGCGCTGGAGGTGCTGCCGTCGATTCGTAAGGTGTCGAGGCGGCTCAAGGCGGTATCAGTGTATGGCGATAAGGGTTTTCTCTTGGAGTTGGATCTCACCACTTTGAAAGCGCCATACCCGTGGGTGCTCAGTTGCCCGCAATCCGAGGTGGAAACCGTGCTGATTGATCGTTACCGGATGCTGGGGGGGGAATTGATCCGCAGCGCGGAGCTGCTGGATTTTCGTCAGGATGGTCGCGGCGTCGAGGCGCGTATTCGTCAGGGTTCGGATGTGCAGAAGCTGCAGTGCGAATTGCTGGTCGGTGCCGATGGTGTGGGTTCTATCGTCCGGGAACAGCTGGGCATTGGTTTCAATGGCGTGGATTATAAGGAACATTTCCTGTTGGCGGATGTGCTCTGGGAGGCCCCTTGGAGTAATGATCGCTCTCACGGGTTCCTGCAGGAAGAAGGCTTGTTATTGGCATTGCCGCTGCCGCAGGGCTGGCGGTTGATTATGGCCCGTCGCGAGCCGCCGACATTGCCGTTAAGTTTAGCTCTCTTCACTGAACGGCTCACGTCGATTCTGGGGGAGGCACCGAATCTGGGTGAACCCCGTTGGCTCAGCCAGTTTTCCGTGCAGCGCCGGCTGGCCCAGCATTTTCGCCGCAACCGGGTGTTTCTGGCCGGGGATGCGGCCCATGTGCAAAGCCCGCTGGGCGCACAAGGGATGAATACGGGCCTGGCTGATGCCTTCAACCTGAGCTGGAAACTGGCGTTTTATCTGAAAGGATTTGGGCAGGGCGCTTTGCTAGACAGTTATGAGCAGGAACGGCGCCCGGTGGCGGAGAAAATGTTGTACGGCGTGGACATGCTATCGCGGGCTTCATTGGTGAAGTTGCCGATGCTGCGACGCAGCCGGGATTCGCTGCTGAAACTGGCGGGTAGCCGTCGTAATATCTCCAGTCGTTTGTTGCGCACTGCCAGTCAGTTGAATGTGCACTATCGCAACTCGCCGCTGGTTACCTATGGCCCGGAAGCGGATGTTGGTTGGCGGCATCAAGGGCCGCTACCGGGGGATCGGCTACCGGATGCGGCGCTGAAATCCGTGCGGACCGGGCATCTGCATCAGTTGCATGGCTTGCTGCGTAAGCCCGTGCATCATTTGTTATTGCAGCTGAGTGAGAGTCCTGAGCATAACGAGCGGCTGGTGATGTATGCGCTGAGTGAGCGACTCGGGCAAGAGTATCGCGAAAGCGTGCATCTGACCGTGATTGCGGCGCGTGCCACCGCCGATGATGACGTGCCCCGTGAAGGCACCACCCGTATCTGGCGTGACCATGAGGGCGAGTTCGCTAGCGCCTTTGGCGATAAAGGCCGGCTTTGGTTGATGCGGCCGGATGGGCATTTAGCGTACCGGGCACCGGTGAGCAATGCGGATGATTTGCTGGGTTATCTGAGGAGAGTGGTTGGGAAGGCTAACAGCTGA
- a CDS encoding putative RNA methyltransferase translates to MPTLKCPSCEQALRLSDNSWRCDNGHQFDRAKRGYTNLLLAQQRRSRSPGDDKAMVQARTSFLELGRYQPLADALLAHLPDEEPAWLDIGCGEGWYSDQFAQRLGAVNGVGVDISKFAVDAAAKRNKRVTWLVASGARLPLFDASQQRVFVLFTRLFVDDIARVLQPGGELMVVGTGETHLLPLREALYDDVRQSGFDAGKFLDNRFELLSSETLHCQWIPESEEELRNLLAMTPHHWRARPEAKAGIGTLAGKPMNGHFVIQRWRRVA, encoded by the coding sequence ATGCCTACACTCAAATGCCCTAGTTGCGAGCAAGCCCTTCGCCTTTCCGATAACAGCTGGCGCTGCGATAACGGTCACCAGTTTGACCGCGCCAAACGTGGCTACACCAATCTGTTACTAGCACAGCAACGCCGCTCCCGTTCTCCTGGGGACGACAAAGCCATGGTGCAGGCGCGCACGTCATTTCTTGAATTGGGCCGTTATCAGCCGCTAGCAGACGCCCTGCTGGCCCACCTGCCAGATGAAGAGCCCGCTTGGCTAGATATTGGCTGCGGTGAAGGCTGGTACAGCGATCAGTTTGCCCAGCGACTAGGGGCAGTGAATGGTGTGGGCGTGGATATTTCCAAGTTCGCCGTGGATGCCGCCGCTAAGCGTAACAAGCGAGTCACTTGGCTGGTGGCGAGCGGCGCGCGCCTGCCTCTGTTTGATGCCAGCCAGCAACGAGTATTTGTACTGTTCACTCGCCTGTTTGTGGATGATATCGCCCGGGTGCTGCAACCTGGCGGGGAGTTAATGGTTGTGGGCACCGGTGAAACGCACCTGCTACCGTTACGCGAAGCCCTCTATGACGATGTGCGCCAGAGTGGCTTTGATGCGGGCAAGTTTCTAGATAATCGCTTTGAGCTACTTTCCAGCGAGACCCTGCATTGCCAGTGGATACCCGAGTCAGAAGAAGAGCTGCGCAACTTGCTCGCTATGACGCCTCACCATTGGCGCGCACGGCCCGAAGCTAAGGCTGGCATTGGCACCCTCGCGGGCAAGCCCATGAACGGGCATTTTGTGATTCAACGCTGGCGGCGTGTGGCGTAG
- a CDS encoding winged helix-turn-helix transcriptional regulator, with protein sequence MKDKEKKFSRTEAPHKSAQMVEAIYGCKWSLTVYQLLARGINRPGEMVRSVEGLTTKVLNQCLKRNIEFGILERVSYNEVPPRVEYKVTVFGEKFMEILDELEKLQRAIEKQI encoded by the coding sequence ATGAAAGATAAAGAAAAAAAATTCTCAAGAACAGAGGCTCCACACAAAAGCGCCCAGATGGTTGAGGCAATCTATGGCTGCAAATGGTCTCTTACCGTATACCAATTACTTGCCAGAGGCATTAATAGGCCGGGAGAAATGGTACGTAGCGTTGAAGGCTTAACGACAAAGGTGCTTAATCAGTGCTTAAAAAGAAATATTGAGTTCGGCATTCTTGAGCGCGTTTCTTATAACGAAGTACCTCCTAGAGTTGAGTACAAGGTCACTGTATTTGGAGAAAAATTCATGGAGATTTTAGATGAACTTGAAAAGCTACAGCGTGCAATTGAAAAACAAATATAA
- a CDS encoding SDR family NAD(P)-dependent oxidoreductase, protein MKNSSIALIIGGSSGIGLATAKQLVAQGIKTVILGRNEAKLKAAKAELETIANSDAVETIQANLYDQSDVDAVNNKINNEERHIKYLVNAAGYFNPKPFIEHTVDDYDTYSVVNRAMFFISQSVTRNMIDNGGGAVVNVGSMWAKQAIKATPSSAYSMAKAGLHALTQHMAMELAEYNIRVNAVSPAVVKTPIYEAFIDPAEMDDALAGFNDFHPIGRIGSPDDIANSIMFLLNSGSSWVTGAIWDVDGGVMAGRN, encoded by the coding sequence ATGAAAAATTCTAGTATTGCTTTGATTATTGGTGGATCCAGTGGCATAGGCCTGGCAACCGCAAAGCAATTAGTCGCTCAGGGTATCAAGACGGTCATTTTGGGAAGAAATGAGGCGAAGCTGAAAGCGGCTAAAGCAGAGCTTGAGACCATTGCTAATAGCGATGCGGTAGAAACAATACAGGCTAATCTCTATGATCAAAGTGATGTAGATGCCGTTAATAACAAAATAAACAACGAGGAGCGGCACATAAAATACCTTGTAAACGCTGCGGGATATTTTAACCCTAAGCCATTTATTGAGCACACAGTAGATGACTATGATACTTATTCTGTAGTAAATCGCGCTATGTTTTTTATCAGTCAATCCGTCACAAGGAACATGATCGATAACGGTGGTGGGGCTGTTGTGAATGTTGGTTCTATGTGGGCTAAGCAAGCGATTAAAGCAACACCTTCTTCTGCGTACTCAATGGCTAAAGCTGGTTTGCATGCTTTAACGCAACATATGGCAATGGAACTCGCTGAATACAATATTAGAGTTAACGCCGTCTCTCCTGCGGTGGTAAAAACGCCCATTTATGAAGCATTTATTGACCCCGCGGAAATGGATGATGCCTTAGCAGGATTTAATGACTTTCATCCGATCGGTCGAATAGGGTCACCCGATGATATTGCGAATAGCATTATGTTTCTCTTAAATTCTGGATCCAGCTGGGTAACTGGCGCTATTTGGGATGTAGATGGGGGCGTTATGGCGGGTAGGAACTAA
- a CDS encoding cupin domain-containing protein has protein sequence MTIRINADFSQRIVVQPSDYHWVESPMPGVQRMMLDRVGGETARATSIVRYEPFSEFSPHIHSGGEEFFVLEGVFSDEHQRYGKGSYVRNPIGSSHTPKIGKEGATIFVKLQQFDEKDTEQKVIDTQTQPWFQGLVGGLKVMPLHEFESEHVALVKWAPNTQFTAHQHWGGEEIFVLEGTFHDEHGRYPKGSWLRSPHLSRHSPFTKEEGALIYVKTGHL, from the coding sequence ATGACGATACGAATAAATGCAGATTTTTCACAACGCATCGTGGTTCAACCTAGTGACTATCACTGGGTTGAATCCCCGATGCCGGGTGTGCAACGAATGATGCTCGATAGGGTGGGTGGCGAAACTGCACGTGCCACATCGATCGTTCGCTATGAGCCTTTTAGTGAGTTCTCGCCACATATTCATTCCGGTGGAGAAGAGTTTTTTGTGCTTGAAGGCGTGTTCTCTGATGAGCATCAACGCTATGGCAAAGGCAGTTATGTACGCAACCCTATTGGCTCATCACACACCCCTAAAATCGGTAAGGAGGGGGCGACTATTTTCGTTAAATTGCAGCAGTTCGACGAAAAAGATACAGAGCAAAAGGTGATCGATACTCAAACGCAACCATGGTTTCAGGGGCTAGTCGGTGGCCTAAAAGTGATGCCATTGCATGAATTTGAAAGTGAACACGTCGCTTTGGTGAAGTGGGCGCCAAACACACAATTTACTGCTCATCAGCATTGGGGTGGAGAAGAAATTTTTGTGTTAGAGGGTACTTTCCATGATGAGCATGGACGCTATCCTAAAGGCTCATGGCTACGTAGCCCTCATCTAAGCCGGCATAGTCCCTTCACCAAAGAAGAGGGGGCTTTGATTTACGTAAAGACGGGGCATCTGTAA
- a CDS encoding AraC family transcriptional regulator: MNDSIAEDLGVPTAAWLEHLGINPDKFVKPQITMPWLTFRQLVLDAGRFSNDKTLGLMVGERLLINTHGIVGYAALSSGSVRQLVDLLQHYLVLRTDLLTVGTSERDGEFRLDFFENRPLEDVRRSIIEATVLAIRNVLDFTTMGTSEIREVTFPFDGDERLAESVFRCPVAYNRDLAGFTLPLAAIDTPLKMANKISFQEALKVCQQELDQLSTEQTWSARVRRLMLQSRHGFPSLEMTARRFHITPRTLHRRLVDEGTSYRAVLEGVRHQLAIQYLESGQMSIQEISFALGYSDIANFRKAFKRWEMLAPSEYLNAHRQ; the protein is encoded by the coding sequence TTGAACGATTCAATCGCTGAAGACTTGGGCGTGCCTACCGCCGCTTGGTTGGAGCATCTTGGGATCAATCCCGACAAATTCGTAAAACCCCAGATTACGATGCCTTGGCTTACTTTCCGGCAATTGGTGTTGGATGCAGGCCGTTTTAGCAATGACAAGACCTTAGGGCTGATGGTTGGAGAGCGGTTGCTCATCAATACTCACGGTATTGTTGGCTATGCTGCACTGAGTAGCGGATCTGTGCGGCAACTTGTTGATTTATTGCAGCACTATCTGGTTCTTCGAACCGACCTGCTCACCGTGGGAACTTCTGAACGAGACGGGGAGTTTAGGCTTGATTTTTTTGAGAACCGCCCCCTGGAAGATGTTCGGCGCTCGATAATAGAGGCCACTGTTTTGGCGATTCGCAACGTTCTGGATTTCACCACCATGGGCACGAGTGAAATCCGCGAAGTTACCTTTCCTTTTGACGGTGATGAAAGGCTGGCCGAAAGTGTGTTTCGCTGCCCCGTTGCTTATAACCGGGATCTGGCTGGTTTTACCCTTCCGTTAGCGGCCATCGACACTCCTCTTAAAATGGCCAATAAGATCAGTTTTCAGGAAGCCCTGAAAGTGTGCCAACAGGAGCTTGATCAGCTATCTACCGAGCAGACTTGGTCGGCCCGGGTGCGTCGGCTAATGTTGCAGAGCCGTCATGGTTTCCCTTCCCTCGAGATGACTGCTCGGCGTTTTCATATCACCCCAAGAACCCTACACCGTCGGCTGGTTGATGAAGGAACCTCTTATCGGGCAGTGCTAGAGGGGGTTCGTCATCAACTTGCCATTCAGTATCTGGAAAGTGGCCAGATGTCCATTCAGGAGATTTCGTTTGCCCTGGGTTACTCCGACATCGCCAATTTCCGTAAAGCATTCAAACGCTGGGAAATGCTTGCCCCCTCTGAATATCTGAATGCTCACCGACAGTAA